The nucleotide sequence AACAGCAACATCACAGAACTAGTCACGGTCAAGGGAGGAGGGCATAATGATCTGGAGGATTTTGGTCTGTACCGGCAAAAGATGATGGAAATCTTGGAATAGAAAAATAAAACTGTTACATTTGCATTTTCTTATTATAACTGTTAAAATAGATATTACTTATGCTAAACATACCTGTTAAAAACGGAGAGCCAATCGAAAAAGCCCTGAAACGTTTCAAGAAAAAATTCGAACGTACGGGCGTCTTGAAGGCTGTAAGAGCAAGAGCATTCTTTACCAAGCCTTCTGTAAGAAGAAGAGACACGATCATAAAAGCTCAATACAGGCAAAAGATGTATGCTGAGGAGAATTATTAAAGAGCGTTTATTAATAATGAAATGATACATTCTTTTTTAAGGTATATTCAGTACGAAAAACGCTATAGCCGGCACACTATTACTTCTTATAACACTGACCTTACTCAATTTGCAAATTATCTTAGTGATGTTTACGAACTTTCAGACTTGAGAAAAGCCGATTATCACATTATCAGGTCATGGATCGTTTGGGTGGTTGAATCGGGGTTTGTTGCCCGTTCAGTCAACAGAAAAATTGCAAGCTTGAGGGCTTTTTATAAGTTTCTGCAAAAAAATAACCATATCAGCAGCAATCCTGTTGAAAAGATCATAGCTCTTAAAATAAAGAAAAAACTACCCACTTTTATTGAACAGCAAAACCTTACAGCATTACTTGATGATTTTGAATTTCCTGATGATCTCGCAGGTATCAGAGACAAGCTTATTTTAGAACTGCTTTATGGTACAGGCATCCGCCTCTCAGAACTTATTGAAACGAAACATGAAGATATTAATTATTTTGAAAGGTCTATAAAAGTGCTTGGCAAGGGCAATAAAGAAAGAATTATCCCACTTAATACCGGTCTTTTAAATATCATTAAAATATACTGCGATAAAAAAAATGCTGACTTTGATGCTGCTCCTTATTTGATCATAACAGATAAAGGGGAAAAGTGCTATCCAAAATTCATATACAGGGTTGTAAAAAAATACCTCAACCTGATCACAACTGCAGAAAAAAAGAGCCCACACGTTTTAAGGCACTCCTTCGCTACGCATTTACTCAATAAAGGAGCAGACCTGAACGCAATAAAAGAATTGTTAGGACATTCAAGCTTGGCAGCAACGCAGGTTTATACGCATAATTCTATTGAGAAACTTAAAACTATTTTTGATAAAGCGCATCCAAAAGCATAATTAGTATAAATTAGTATAT is from Cytophagales bacterium and encodes:
- a CDS encoding tyrosine-type recombinase/integrase, translating into MIHSFLRYIQYEKRYSRHTITSYNTDLTQFANYLSDVYELSDLRKADYHIIRSWIVWVVESGFVARSVNRKIASLRAFYKFLQKNNHISSNPVEKIIALKIKKKLPTFIEQQNLTALLDDFEFPDDLAGIRDKLILELLYGTGIRLSELIETKHEDINYFERSIKVLGKGNKERIIPLNTGLLNIIKIYCDKKNADFDAAPYLIITDKGEKCYPKFIYRVVKKYLNLITTAEKKSPHVLRHSFATHLLNKGADLNAIKELLGHSSLAATQVYTHNSIEKLKTIFDKAHPKA
- a CDS encoding 30S ribosomal protein S21, whose amino-acid sequence is MLNIPVKNGEPIEKALKRFKKKFERTGVLKAVRARAFFTKPSVRRRDTIIKAQYRQKMYAEENY